The Hippocampus zosterae strain Florida unplaced genomic scaffold, ASM2543408v3 HiC_scaffold_198, whole genome shotgun sequence sequence CTATCTGCCGTAGGAGTACATCCCGAGCTTGTCTTTTAGAGTCGACCCTCTGCCCCCGCAGAGTGCCACCATCACGGCATCAAGACTCTTGCCTCCTTCCATCTTGACCTCCACTGATTTGTCACGCTCTACTATTTATTCGACTTTCTACTTTATTATCTAAACACCCTTACCCTGCGCCTTTTTTAAGAGGCTATCGACCACGGCACTGTTTTCCAGGATTTTGCTCATTTCTTGCTACTGGAGGTTAAACTTTGACTGGGAGTCCCAGACCTGCAGCTCATCAATCCTGCCCTGGCGAGAGGGGTCGAGCTGAATATCCAGGGACGAAAACAGATTTAGGCTGCCTCTTGTGAGTGAGTAAACTCTCTGCCCAGGAATTGAGCCCGGCTAAGGTGCAGGCTGAAACTTGCCAGACTCAATGAGCACCACTTAATGCGCTTTGCAGAAGGACTGACTGGCAGCCAGTGCATTCGCCAGGCACAGACCCACTGGACCCCCGCCGACCACCGCCACCTTAGCAAAGCCTCTTTGCAATGTCTTCCACATAATGAATTATAAGATGCCTTCGCACGTGAGCAAAAAGTACAACCGGCTGTTCGTGGGAAACGTCGTCCCGGGGCCCGATCAGGACGAGCTCAAGGAGGAGTTCATGGACATTGGCCGGCTTTAGTCCTGGGTGTACTATGTCAATGACGACTTCGTGTACTTGGAGTACGAGCTCAGTTCTGACGCGGATGAGGCGATCAAGCGCTTCAACCGCAAGATCCGGAACGACCGGCCGCTGTTGGTCGAGTATTCCAGCAAATCGACCAACCAAAACCTCGAGCGCAAAAATATCGAGAAACAACACAATCTTAAGAAGGGCCTCTGCTTTACCTGCAAGGAAAAGGGCCACGTGTGGTCGAAATGCCCCTATACAAAGGCCGACAAGCAGAAAGAGGAAGAAATCTAAAGGATAATCGAGGAATAGGATGATATCTTCGTGGAGGAAGTGGATGACTACGCCATTCGAGTTGACAAGcacaaaaagaagaaggaagatCACAAAGGCGAGTGGGAACGGGAGCGGGTGAACCGCGAGGACAGGGAGGACAAGGATCGGGACAAGAAACGGGACAGGAAGGAACGGGTGCGAGAGAGATCAAGAGATAGAGATCACagggacaaataaagataaAAAAGAGATAGAGAAagggacagagacagagacagagacagagacagggacagagagagggacagagacagagacagggaTAGAGAAAGGGACAGAGAAAGAGACAGGGAtagggagagagacagagacagagaaagGGACAGGGACAAAGATCGAGAAAGGGACAGGGACAGGAACAAAGATAGAGAAAGGGACaaagataaataaaaagacagGGAGCGGGATAGGTAGAAGGAAAGGGAAAAGTAAAGGGAGCGGGAGAAGTAACGATAACGAGAGAAATAGCGCTAAAGGGAAAAGGACCGAGAAAGGGCCAGATAGCGATAGAGAGACAAGGATAGGTAAAGGGACCGGGGGCGTGATCGCTAGAAGGACAGGTAAAGGTAGAGGGACCGAGAAAGGGACCGTGACAAAGACCGGTAGCGCACCCGAGAGCGGAACAAGCGCCGGTAGAGAGAACGCCACCGCAGATGATTGCGATATCGATTGGTCAGATGGCTTTTTTCTTAGTGTAGAAGAACAGGCTGTTGAGGCATGTGACTGCCACCAGGTCCTGGGTCGGGTGGCAGATGCTCTTCAGGGTCTTGAACTTGTAGTCGTAGTCTGTTATGGGCTCGGCCTTGATCCCCAGCGTCTCGCGGCCCGTGGTCTTCTTGCTGAAGCTGAGGTCGAGCTGCAGGTTGGACCGGCCCTCCGCGTCAATGATGTTGAAGGCGGAGTGGTAGCTGCCCGTCAGCAGCATCTTGGAAGAAGCGTTGACCGACAGTGAGAACTGATCCCACAGGCATTCGTTCTCATACATCTCGCACAGCTTGCCTTTCACCTGGGAGTTTATGGGGACTGTGGTGACCGGCTGCTCAGCCACCCGCAGGTCCCAGGTGCGCACTGCCAGCACGTCCCGCGAGGCGATGTAGTTCGCGTTCGGGAAAAATTTGGCATCGTGACAGCTCGCGATCAGCTCGCTGAAGAAATTTTTGGGGCCTTGAGTGTAACCGAAGTTGACGAGGTCAGGGTTGGTCACCCGGACACGGGTGTCCACCAACCGGAGCGTGCCCATGTTGGTCGACAGCAGGAAGACGTTGTCGTGGTTGGGATGAAAGCAGCAAGAGGAGATGGCCTCTTTGATATCCTGGAGGGTGCCTCGGTTGAGGTCGTAGATGATGAAGGCCTTCGTAGGGGCTTAAATGGACCAGAGCAGGACCTTCTCCTCCTCGGCGGAGAGGAGGAACTCTTCGTTGTGGCTGGCGGAGATGGCCTTGACCTTGGAGGTGTGGAGGCTGGGGAAGCACTTGTGCAGGGAGGGGTAGATGGTCTCCTCCACCTTCTGGAGCACGGGCATGGACAGTTCCTTGTCAGAGCCCTTGATGACCTTCTTGATGACCTTTTCGCTCATCTTCCAGAGCTTGATGATCTTGTCATTGGTCGACAGCACGTACAGATTGCGCCCTGCCCCTCCAGCCACTCGATCGCGTTGATCTGCTCGGGCACTATCTGACTCTTGAGCGGGTCGAAGTCCTGCACGTGGGACTGCAGCTCCGTGAAGTACTGGAACTGCTTGCAGGTCGCCTTCCGCGATTCCTTCTCTGAGAAGAGGATCAGGCGGCCGGCCTTGTCGCCCAGGCAGAGATGCGTGCCCTCGCGGTTGAACGCCACAGCGCTGATGATATCCTCGTCGCAGGCCTTGTCCATCGAGGACTTGTCCCCAAAGAACTGCGAGATCTGCCAGTCCATATCGATATAATACTCACAGCAGCTGCTCCTTCAGGCTGAAGTAGCTGTCCCGCCAGCGCTGGCCCTCCAGGTCCTTCTCCTCGATTATCAGCCGCAGTCTGGTTCGCTCGCGCTACCAGTCCTCGAGATCCCCGCTGCCGGGCGGACTCGGCCTCGCAGCCCCGGTCGCGCCATGCCTCCCCCTCTCGCACGCTATCCGCCAGCAGTGCCCCAAGCCTCTCGCTCTCTGCCAGGGCTTCTCTCTCCCTACTTGCAAGCTCGAGAATCCTCTTTTCACTGAGATTTAGGATATCCTAAAAGCCAAGGCACTTGTCGTAGAGCAGTGTGTTTTATTCCTGCAAGGAGACGGCCGTCTGCTCAGAATGCGACAGACAGTCCTGAAGCTCGCCGGCCCTTGTTTTCTGGTCGGAGAGGCGGGTGGCCAGCTGGCTGGCCTCCAGCTCCAGGGCGGGCGAGCTGCTGCTACCTTTCTGATAGCTGATACCTTGCCCTGTCCGCTTCTTCCTTTAACTAGCAAGTTAAATTTCTTATTTATCTGTCCCGAGCCGCTTCAAACTCTCTTTCAGCCTGCCGAAGCTACACCTTCGCCCGATCTCGTACCCCTTCCAACTATCTCTGCCATCCCTGCTTTTCTAACTGGGCCTGCCTCCTCTCAGCTCCAGCTCTTGAGCTAGCTCTTCAGCCAACAGCCTGAGCTCGGCCTCTCTCGCCCTGAACTATTCCTCCGCTTCAGCCCTGCTCCTCTCCCCCATCCTCCTGAGCCTCACCACCTAATCTTCCAATCTCCTTATCGAGTTCGCCTGCTAAACCTGCGTTTGTCTTAGCTAGTCCAGCTGAGCCTGCTTGCGGTCCAGGTCGGCGCTCTTCAGTTCCAGTTACCTGAGGATGTCCTGCTTTTCGGATTCCAATTCGAAAATGAGCTATTCGTGGGCTGCCTCCATCCTCATACGGTCTTCCTCGTATTCCAGCCGCTATCTTGCAGTCCGCTCCTCCGCACGAGCCACCTTCCCCGCGCATTCCTGCTCCTTCGCAAGCGCAGCCTCCCTGACCCTCCTGGTCTCTCCCTCGGCCAAAGTGGCCCGATCAAGCAGCCTGGCCTGCCCGTCCTCAAGCTCCGCCAGCCTGCGGCGATACCACTCGTGCTCCTGCTGCTGGATACGCTCAAGACTGCGCTCAGGCCTCTCCGGCAGCCTGCTCTTCGTGGTCTGGTACTATTTCATTATGACGGTTAGAGCTCATTCCCAAAGCCGCTCTCGGGAGCCGGCCCGCAGGATGGTGGATTGCCCGTCCTGCCTGACCCGGACCTGCCCGGGGTAGTGGGTTTCTTCGGTGCCGTCCTCCCGCAGCACCTGCACCACCCCGTCCTCGTTGCGAATCTCTTTGTAGACCCCCCTCGGCCGCTCCTCATGCAGCTGCAGCTGCCTCTCCCTCAAGAAATAGTAGAGGGACAGGCCCTCAGCCAGCTTGGTGCGGATGATCTGCGAGGCCTCGATGAAATGGACCACCACGCCTGAAGGGAGTTCCTGCTTGACATTGCCCTTCGCGAAGTGCCAGACTGAGTACCCATTCGGGAAGCACTCTTTCACGTACTTGTTGGGGGACTATACCTCGATCGCCCCGCTGCTGAACCTGCGGACCACCTTGCCCTCCTCTAGCCGCTATTCCAGGAGCCGCCCCTTCTAGGCGCCTTCTTCCTGATAGCGCTGGTAGAATTCGTTGTCGATTGTCTTGAAGGCCAGCAGTTCGTCCTCCTTCAAATGTTGTAGGTCCAGCTTGCCCGGCAGCCTGTCTCGGATCGGGCATGCAGCCTGCCTTCCCAATTTCGGGCTTAGGCCTGGCTCCTTAGACTCCCTGCTATCTCTAACTTCTTTGCGGTCTTTCTGCTCTCGGAGATCTTTCTCTTTGTAGTCATTTTGCTCTTTCAGCAGGGGCTTCTCTTTACTCGTAATTTTGCTCGCAGGCTTGGGCTAGCCCTGCTGCTGCTTGAGCCTTTAAAGTTCATGGATCTTGATTTGCGCAGCCAGGGCTCGGTTCTTCGCTGCTTCGTCCTCCACCTGCCGTTTCAGCCGGTCCTAAGTTGCTCTCGCCCTCGCCTCagccttctttttctcctcCCGCAGGGCTTCCAGGTCGCTCTTGAGCTGCTCAATCTCCTCCCTCTCACGGCGAGTGAACTTGTTGCTGGTCAGCTTCTCGTTGGCAATCTTGCGCTCCTTCTGCACCTTCTTCATCTCCTCCCGCTTCATCTCCTCAAAGGCCTTTTTCTCCAGCTCCATGGCTCTCTCGAATTCCTCTTTCTATCTGGTGAACTGCCGCAGATACTCCTCCTCTTTGCTTTTCAAGCAGGCCAGCCGCTCCTTCTCCAGCCTGCACTTCTCCAGCTGCTGGTTCAGCTGCTCCACCTTCTCGCCCACGTGCTGCCGGATGATCTGCTCCTTGACTTCAAAGGGCACAGTCTCGACTGTGATCCTTGCTGGCTACTTCACCTCCTTCCGGTCCTTCTCCTTGGGCTTATTCTTTTTGTCCCCGAAAAACCTATCAACAATGCCTGACCTCTCCTGCCCGAAAGTGGGTGCGTCCCATGACTAGTCCTCATCTTCGAAAAAGGGTTTGCTGTTCGCAGGCTTTTTGGGTGGCTCTTGGACACTGCGCTGGGGGACCGGCTGTGGCTGAGGTTGTTGGGGAGGCTTTCTGCTCAATGCAGAGGCCTTTTGGGGACCTTTGAATGTGATGCATCCGTAGTCATCCTACTCTTCTTCCTCTCCGAAGTACTTGCTCGAATCCTTCCGTACTGAGCTTTGGGGTTTAGCTTTGGCTGGGACTGGGGCGGGAGAAGGCAAGGGTGCCCTTTTTTCGGGCCTGGGTTACGCAGGCGGCTCCTCGTCGTTAATGTAGTCGACGACTCGCTGCTTGGCGGGTTGGCTGCGGACCCTTGCGTTGGAAAGGAACTCGCGGCTACCCTTCTTGAGAAAGGGCTTTTTAGCAACATCCATTCAaatatgcaattttaaaaagcGCTCGATTCTTAACAAAGATTTTTATTGTCAATAAGTTCGGTTACCTATTGCACAATGTCTTGCCAGCTAATTCAGTAATTAGCTGTGTTCATTGTTAAAAATCCCTCTACTCAACACGATATTTGATTAGTAAATGGGTCCTGTCTCGCGAAGTCCTTAAGGTATCGATTATGGATCGATCTTTCTTCAAATATGCAATTGTCACAAGCGTTTGGGCATCTCGGTCTTGACCTGGTGGTTGGCTCGGAATGTTTCCTGCAGGTGCCCCGAGAACTTGTCGAGCTGGGCTGCGGTGACCGTGTCGATGGGCTGCGGGAAGTCCTCGTCGTTCTTGACCACCGCCCTCAGCTCAAAGTAGTACCGGACGTAGACGGCCCTCTTGATGTAGACGTTGAAGTTGATCAGCGTCAGGAACTTCTTCTCGAGCGCGTTGATCTCGTGGGCCGAAAAGAAAGGGTAGATGTAGGAGTAGTCCACCATGCTCTCCATGCGCTTATCCTCCCAGACCTTCTGGGCCAGCATCAGCGCGCAGAGCACGAGCGGGCGCCAGTTGCAGGGCAGCAGGGGTGACCCGCTCTGGTTGAAGAACCGGTTGATGAGCACGAGGGCCACGATGCAGCACTCCGGGCCGAAGCGCGCACAGCTCTGGAAGGTCTGGATGAACTCGAACATGTTTTCGAGGGTGGGCGGGGCCCGCAGCATGGCCACCTGCTCCTCGCTCAGGAAGGGCTTGTCCGGGAAGTACCGCTCCTCCGAAAACTAGAACACATCCGAGCCGGGCGCGATCGTGCGGCCTGCCTTGCTGTCCTCCTGCACGATGTTGAGCAGGATGCTGGAGATGGCCAGGATGGTGGTCTTGCTGTCGGGGTTGGTGACCGTCCCGCCTGCGAGGCTGGCGCCACTGGCCGTGCTGTACAGCCTGCTCAGCTGCCCCGGCGCCACCATCTTCTCCTTCTCCCCCTATTTCTCCACGATCATCTTCTTTATTGCGGCCCCTCCACGCCTATATATCCTCCCCACTGCAGCAAAATTCTAGCGTTAATTCTAATGCTGCTCCTGCTCCTCGCCTCCGCGCGCCCAGTCCGCCTCGGGTCGCAGTACTTCCAGGTCTATGGCACTAATATTCAGTGGAACTTCGAATGTGCCAACATCTCTGCTTTTTCTGGATTGGCCGTGCTAGTCTACTACCCAAACTTCACTGACGCGCTTATTTACGACGGGCAGAACACCCGCCCCGGCTACGTTGACTCTGCCGGCCTGCTGCAGCCAGACCCCTCCACCTCCATCTCAGCACAGACCTCGAACATACTGCAATACCTGCCAGTAGACTCCGCAAACAACATTCCTTCGACTGTCTTCGGAACCAACACAATCTACGCCTTTTGCATCGTCCAAGATGCAGTCGCAGGCCAGACCGTCGAAGGCCTGCCTCACTCCTGTGGCTCGTACTACACCTTCACGGTGAGGTTCGGGGCGTCCAGCTCTATTTCCAGAGACATGGGGGTTCTGCAAGGTACTGTTGGGTTTCAAAGCCAATTCGGAATCCTCTACAACGTGAGCTACTTCGGAGCAAAAGCGGACGACAACACTGGCACATTCGGAGTGGTGGTGTTGACCAACCAGGCGAGCGCCTGGTTGGTCTGGACTGCCTTGGGGTTCGGACGGCGTTCCATGGAAAACCAGGACTTCATCGCTATCGATGAGTAGGTAAAAATAGGTGACTATTTTTCAAGCTACCAGGGGGTCGACCTGGTCGGACAGGACAACGACACTGCCAAGTACGAGAATTGCTCGGCAGAGGTGACCCCTCTCAACGGCGGCAACGGTAGCACTTTCTACTATGCGCATTTCACCCGACCCCTCGCCACCTCAGACTACCGCTGCGATAGCGAGATCGTGGAGGGTTGGACCTCGATTTGCATGGTCTGGCGGTTCATGAACTTCACGGACGAAGAGAGATTCGGGGCCAAGCACGACGGAGTGCTCTGCAATCTGTTCCAGCACGAGCTTGCTCTGCTGGCGGGGGTAGCAGCTGCTGCCCTCCTGGGTTTTATGTGAAGTGCCAATCATCCGATTGTCCGGTGCGACATCCCGGTCTGGGCGAACTTGCTGTTGGTGTTGAACATTGCCACCGTCCCGAACTCCACCGGCCACTCGTAATCCGCGGGGCCTGGCCTTTTTTACTTTGAGCTAGAGTCCCTGCCGCTCCGCACAGCCTTCGGGAACACGAAGCTGCCGGGGTAGGGATGGACCTTCGGAGTGTAGGAATAGTCGAACGGGCCGGGTGAATTCTTGATCTTCTCAAAGCGGTCTCGCCTAGAAATGGAGTAAATAAACGGAGCCTTCTCGGCAGCGGCCTCATAAGTCCCAGGCCCGGGCGAAAGCCTGCTGGAGTTCTGCTCGAGGGCTAGATTCGGAAACTTGCTGCGCATGGTAAAGCTGATTTTCGACCCCTCGCGCTTGTTATTATACTTGCCAGGCCCCGGGAACTTGAGAGGGTCCTGCTAGATGTACGAGTGCCAGGGTGATTTTTCCCTGCTTACCCCGAAGGACTTGCCTCGATCGGTCTTGTAATATGAGAGAGTGTCGTACTGACCTGGGGCAGGGTGCGCCATCATGGCAGTCTTGGTGAAATCGAGTTTGTTGCCGTACCCGAACGAGGCCCTGCGCTGGGAGGGGCGGCCCTTGCCCAGGTAGGCGTGGGTGGGGCACTAAGGCCGGGCCGCCAGGAATCGCGGGGTCTTGCTGAAGGTGAAGGTGCACctctttttccccattttatttattatcgaGG is a genomic window containing:
- the LOC127594540 gene encoding uncharacterized protein LOC127594540, whose product is MDWQISQFFGDKSSMDKACDEDIISAVAFNREGTHLCLGDKAGRLILFSEKESRKATCKQFQYFTELQSHVQDFDPLKRRNLYVLSTNDKIIKLWKMSEKVIKKVIKGSDKELSMPVLQKVEETIYPSLHKCFPSLHTSKVKAISASHNEEFLLSAEEEKDIKEAISSCCFHPNHDNVFLLSTNMGTLRLVDTRVRVTNPDLVNFGYTQGPKNFFSELIASCHDAKFFPNANYIASRDVLAVRTWDLRVAEQPVTTVPINSQVKGKLCEMYENECLWDQFSLSVNASSKMLLTGSYHSAFNIIDAEGRSNLQLDLSFSKKTTGRETLGIKAEPITDYDYKFKTLKSICHPTQDLVAVTCLNSLFFYTKKKAI
- the LOC127594541 gene encoding cyclin-Y-like protein 1 → MVAPGQLSRLYSTASGASLAGGTVTNPDSKTTILAISSILLNIVQEDSKFSEERYFPDKPFLSEEQVAMLRAPPTLENMFEFIQTFQSCARFGPECCIVALVLINRFFNQSGSPLLPCNWRPLVLCALMLAQKVWEDKRMESMVDYSYIYPFFSAHEINALEKKFLTLINFNVYIKRAVYVRYYFELRAVVKNDEDFPQPIDTVTAAQLDKFSGHLQETFRANHQVKTEMPKRL